From a region of the Nonlabens dokdonensis DSW-6 genome:
- a CDS encoding T9SS type A sorting domain-containing protein, protein MSPNPVDQKATFTYELFEKDLQQVELEIYDLNGLRMYHTTLKNTNDTVEVGMSHFKPTQYIVLIKSNGKILIQNYLIKK, encoded by the coding sequence ATTAGTCCAAATCCTGTAGATCAAAAAGCTACATTTACCTATGAATTATTTGAAAAAGATTTGCAACAGGTAGAATTAGAAATTTATGATCTTAACGGTTTAAGAATGTACCACACAACGTTGAAAAACACAAATGACACTGTAGAAGTAGGAATGTCTCACTTTAAGCCTACCCAATACATCGTGTTAATTAAAAGCAATGGTAAAATCTTAATACAAAACTATTTAATTAAAAAATAG